One genomic region from uncultured Tateyamaria sp. encodes:
- a CDS encoding 2OG-Fe(II) oxygenase produces MDQIIDLDRYPLHQPHTDAWDALVAHAKAGLARDGLFNLPGFIRQEALTTVLNHVHPRMARHSFHHRRAHNIYFRDTVDGLAPDDPALRKVETANHTLCHDQMRGTALDKIYQWPDFAGFLAAVMDKDQLYIMDDALAGLNVLEYRPGEALNWHFDRSIFTTTLLLQEATEGGLFEYAKDLRSTDDPNHAGIADLLEGRITPTQLTQAAGTLNVFLGVNTAHRVSTVGPGTSRIVAVLSHYDTPGRAFTPQEQMGFFGRVA; encoded by the coding sequence ATGGACCAGATCATCGACCTTGACCGCTATCCCCTGCACCAGCCCCATACGGATGCGTGGGATGCGCTTGTGGCCCACGCCAAGGCCGGGCTTGCGCGCGACGGGCTTTTCAACCTGCCCGGTTTCATCCGGCAGGAGGCGCTGACCACCGTATTGAACCATGTGCACCCCCGCATGGCACGCCACAGCTTTCATCACCGCCGGGCCCACAACATCTACTTCAGGGATACGGTGGACGGGCTGGCCCCTGACGACCCCGCGCTGCGCAAGGTCGAAACGGCCAACCACACATTATGCCACGACCAGATGCGGGGCACGGCGCTGGACAAGATCTACCAATGGCCCGACTTTGCGGGCTTCCTTGCCGCGGTCATGGACAAGGATCAGCTCTACATCATGGACGATGCGCTGGCCGGTCTGAACGTGCTTGAATACCGCCCGGGCGAGGCGTTGAACTGGCATTTCGACCGCTCCATATTCACCACCACGTTGCTGCTGCAAGAGGCGACGGAGGGCGGGCTTTTTGAGTATGCCAAGGATCTGCGCAGCACGGATGACCCCAATCACGCGGGCATCGCGGACCTGCTGGAAGGGCGGATCACGCCGACACAACTGACGCAGGCCGCAGGGACACTGAACGTGTTCCTGGGCGTCAACACCGCCCACAGGGTATCGACCGTGGGGCCCGGCACATCGCGGATCGTGGCGGTGCTGTCGCATTACGACACACCGGGTCGCGCCTTCACGCCACAAGAACAGATGGGCTTTTTCGGACGTGTGGCATAA
- the irr gene encoding Fur family transcriptional regulator Irr, whose translation MTETQHDVGSAWLSGAGLRPTRQRVTLAALLIGDGQHRHVTAESLFEAAKDQGEAVSLATVYNTLRAFCDAGLMQEVTVDGSKSYFDTNTHDHPHFFWEDEAKLTDAPSDQLVIAQLPDAPDGAEIASVDVVIRLRRKG comes from the coding sequence ATGACGGAAACGCAGCACGATGTAGGAAGCGCCTGGCTCTCCGGAGCCGGACTTCGCCCCACGCGACAGCGGGTCACGCTGGCCGCATTGCTGATCGGTGACGGCCAGCACCGCCATGTCACGGCAGAAAGCCTGTTCGAGGCGGCCAAGGATCAGGGCGAAGCGGTGTCGCTGGCCACGGTCTACAACACGTTGCGCGCCTTCTGCGATGCGGGCCTGATGCAAGAGGTGACGGTGGATGGATCGAAAAGCTATTTCGACACGAACACCCACGACCACCCGCACTTCTTCTGGGAAGACGAGGCAAAGCTGACCGATGCACCATCGGACCAACTGGTGATCGCGCAACTGCCCGATGCACCGGACGGGGCGGAAATCGCGTCGGTCGACGTGGTGATCCGACTGCGCCGCAAGGGTTAG